Proteins from a genomic interval of Streptomyces sp. Tu6071:
- a CDS encoding glycosyltransferase family 4 protein has protein sequence MSAEQCELPPRTRVLHLAQPVEGGVARVVTDLVRAQRADGLDVHLACPSGGTLGEQAARQGAFVHEWYAGRAPGPALRAETAGLRRVIDAVRPDLLHLHSAKAGLAARLAVRGALPTVFQPHAWSFEAAGGPVGAFARHWERYGARWADRLLCVSEAERRTGEQAGVRGEFAVLPNGVDLTAFRPEGGRYAYGDGAPLVVCVGRLCRQKGQDVLLRAWPAVREAVPGARLVLVGDGPDEAALRQQAGAGVEFAGAARDCARWYRAADLVVLPSRWEGMALAPLEAMACGRALVLTDTGGARESLPRAALAYSLVPPEAPGALTAALTHLLRTPALRAELAAAGLAHVRAHHDVRRTARAVSALYGGLLARTPRTTPPGPRGTAAGTRPPRESMTS, from the coding sequence GTGTCAGCAGAACAGTGCGAACTCCCGCCCCGGACACGTGTCCTGCACCTCGCACAGCCCGTCGAGGGCGGCGTCGCGCGCGTCGTCACGGACCTCGTGCGCGCGCAGCGCGCGGACGGCCTGGACGTCCACCTCGCCTGCCCGTCCGGCGGGACGCTCGGCGAACAGGCCGCCCGTCAGGGCGCGTTCGTGCATGAGTGGTACGCGGGGCGCGCGCCCGGACCCGCGCTGCGCGCCGAAACGGCCGGTCTGCGCAGGGTGATCGACGCCGTGCGGCCCGACCTCCTGCACCTGCACAGCGCGAAGGCCGGTCTCGCCGCACGGCTCGCGGTGCGCGGGGCGCTGCCCACTGTCTTCCAGCCGCACGCCTGGTCCTTCGAGGCGGCGGGCGGCCCCGTCGGCGCCTTCGCACGGCACTGGGAGCGGTACGGGGCCCGCTGGGCCGACCGCCTCCTCTGCGTCAGCGAGGCCGAACGCCGTACCGGTGAACAGGCAGGCGTACGAGGCGAGTTCGCCGTACTGCCGAACGGCGTCGACCTCACCGCCTTCCGGCCCGAGGGCGGCCGGTACGCGTACGGGGACGGCGCCCCGCTCGTCGTGTGCGTGGGGCGGCTGTGCCGCCAGAAGGGGCAGGACGTGCTGCTGCGCGCCTGGCCCGCCGTGCGCGAGGCCGTACCGGGGGCGCGGCTCGTCCTCGTCGGTGACGGGCCCGACGAGGCGGCTCTTCGCCAACAGGCCGGTGCAGGAGTGGAGTTCGCCGGGGCCGCGCGGGACTGCGCGCGCTGGTACCGGGCCGCCGACCTCGTCGTCCTGCCCTCGCGCTGGGAGGGGATGGCGCTCGCGCCGCTGGAGGCGATGGCCTGCGGGCGCGCGCTCGTCCTCACGGACACCGGTGGCGCCCGCGAGAGCCTGCCGCGCGCGGCGCTCGCGTACAGCCTCGTACCGCCCGAGGCGCCCGGCGCGCTCACCGCCGCGCTCACCCACCTGCTGCGCACGCCCGCACTCCGCGCGGAACTCGCCGCGGCCGGGCTCGCGCACGTGCGCGCCCATCACGACGTACGACGCACCGCGCGGGCCGTCTCCGCGCTCTACGGCGGCCTCCTCGCGCGGACGCCCAGGACCACCCCTCCGGGACCGCGCGGCACGGCTGCCGGGACCCGCCCCCCAAGGGAGTCGATGACCTCGTGA
- a CDS encoding chaplin, translating into MSRTARALVLSSVAAAALAGSAGLASADAGAQGGAAFSPGVLSGNAVQIPVHVPVNLCGNTINVVGLLNPAFGNTCVNA; encoded by the coding sequence ATGTCGCGTACCGCCAGGGCCCTCGTCCTCTCCTCCGTCGCCGCCGCCGCGCTCGCCGGCTCGGCCGGTCTCGCCTCCGCCGACGCCGGCGCGCAGGGCGGCGCCGCCTTCTCGCCGGGCGTCCTCTCCGGCAACGCGGTGCAGATCCCGGTCCACGTGCCGGTGAACCTCTGCGGCAACACGATCAACGTCGTCGGCCTGCTCAACCCGGCCTTCGGCAACACCTGCGTGAACGCCTGA
- a CDS encoding lipid II flippase MurJ has protein sequence MSHRPTPTAPAASTALAASTAPGVPATTATTATTPTTAMTAKAAATASAATTVPTASTPGPAKALPAPRAEGPDPSGRFLARAAGITAALTVAGSVLGLVRDQALAHFFGAGQETDAFLVAWTLPEFASTLLIEDGTALVLVPAFSLALALRAANGAGEPDPVRALVRATLPKFCAILSLVALLLVAGAPWIVESLAPGLPRRQLAVDCTRLTATCALSFGLAGYCGAALRVHRRYLSPASIYVAYNTGIIAAMALVGAWAGWGVRAAALGVALGGGLMVLVQAPFLVRELRARRVIGGVNGDAPRARTRLFDPALLGPVLCFALFRQSQVLVERWFGSELAPGAISHLNYAQKVAQVPMVMSLMLATVTFPVVSKALAEGRVEDARRRVERDLSLAGCVVLLGAAAVIACAGQIVELLFQRGAFTATDTAATAAVMRVYALGLLGHTLVGALIRSYFSAARRTWYPAAAMLAGLTVTALGAALLTPRHGVLGLAAANALGISTTAALMLAGPLRRSLPLRTGAVARDLAGLVLAAALGCLAAHLAAARLTAPAAGLTAGTLALLTVSLGTALALRLPAAEVLRQTVAHRFASRRAGRSGRTSGGRSGRTSRAGEPVRDATAPASPSAPESPSTAASPATDASTPAPRTRKRRDAR, from the coding sequence ATGAGCCACCGGCCCACGCCCACCGCGCCCGCCGCATCCACCGCGCTCGCCGCATCCACCGCACCCGGCGTACCCGCGACGACCGCGACGACCGCGACGACCCCGACGACCGCGATGACCGCGAAGGCGGCGGCGACCGCGAGCGCCGCGACGACCGTCCCGACCGCGAGCACCCCCGGCCCCGCCAAGGCCCTCCCCGCCCCCCGTGCCGAAGGCCCGGACCCCTCCGGCCGGTTCCTCGCGCGGGCCGCCGGGATCACCGCCGCGCTCACCGTCGCCGGGTCCGTCCTCGGGCTCGTCCGCGACCAGGCGCTCGCGCACTTCTTCGGGGCCGGGCAGGAGACCGACGCCTTCCTCGTCGCCTGGACCCTCCCCGAGTTCGCGTCCACGCTCCTCATCGAGGACGGCACCGCGCTCGTGCTCGTCCCCGCCTTCTCCCTCGCGCTCGCCCTGCGCGCCGCGAACGGCGCCGGGGAACCCGACCCCGTCCGCGCCCTCGTGCGCGCCACGCTCCCCAAGTTCTGCGCGATCCTCTCGCTCGTCGCGCTCCTCCTCGTCGCGGGCGCCCCCTGGATCGTCGAGTCCCTCGCCCCGGGCCTGCCGCGCCGTCAGCTCGCCGTCGACTGCACGCGCCTCACCGCGACCTGCGCCCTCAGCTTCGGGCTCGCCGGGTACTGCGGCGCCGCCCTGCGCGTGCACCGCCGCTACCTCTCCCCGGCCTCCATCTACGTCGCCTACAACACCGGCATCATCGCCGCGATGGCGCTCGTCGGCGCCTGGGCGGGCTGGGGCGTGCGCGCCGCCGCGCTCGGCGTCGCTCTCGGTGGCGGGCTCATGGTCCTCGTACAGGCGCCCTTCCTCGTACGGGAGTTGCGCGCGCGGCGCGTCATCGGGGGCGTGAACGGGGACGCTCCCAGGGCCCGTACGCGGCTCTTCGACCCCGCGCTCCTCGGGCCCGTCCTGTGCTTCGCGCTCTTCCGGCAGTCGCAGGTGCTCGTCGAGCGCTGGTTCGGCTCGGAACTCGCCCCGGGCGCGATCTCGCACCTCAACTACGCGCAGAAGGTCGCGCAGGTCCCCATGGTCATGTCGCTCATGCTGGCGACCGTCACCTTCCCCGTCGTCTCCAAGGCCCTCGCCGAAGGCCGCGTCGAGGACGCCCGCCGCCGCGTCGAGCGCGACCTCTCCCTCGCCGGGTGCGTCGTCCTCCTCGGCGCCGCCGCCGTCATCGCCTGCGCCGGACAGATCGTCGAACTCCTCTTCCAGCGCGGGGCCTTCACCGCCACCGACACGGCGGCCACCGCCGCCGTCATGCGCGTCTACGCCCTCGGCCTCCTCGGCCACACACTCGTCGGCGCCCTCATCCGCTCCTACTTCTCCGCCGCGCGCAGGACCTGGTACCCGGCCGCCGCCATGCTCGCCGGGCTCACCGTCACCGCCCTCGGCGCGGCCCTCCTCACCCCGCGCCACGGCGTCCTCGGCCTCGCCGCCGCCAACGCCCTCGGCATCAGCACCACCGCCGCCCTCATGCTCGCCGGGCCGCTGCGCCGCTCCCTGCCGCTCCGCACCGGGGCCGTCGCCCGCGACCTCGCGGGACTCGTCCTCGCCGCCGCCCTCGGCTGCCTCGCGGCCCACCTCGCCGCCGCGCGCCTCACCGCCCCCGCCGCCGGGCTCACGGCAGGGACCCTCGCCCTCCTCACCGTCTCCCTCGGCACCGCGCTCGCCCTGCGCCTCCCGGCCGCCGAGGTGCTCCGCCAGACCGTCGCGCACCGGTTCGCGAGTCGCCGCGCGGGCCGGTCCGGCCGTACCTCAGGTGGCCGGTCCGGCCGTACCTCACGTGCGGGCGAACCCGTCCGCGACGCGACCGCCCCCGCGTCCCCCTCGGCTCCCGAGTCCCCCTCCACTGCCGCGTCCCCCGCCACCGACGCGTCCACCCCCGCCCCCCGTACGAGAAAGCGCCGCGATGCCCGCTGA
- a CDS encoding exopolysaccharide biosynthesis polyprenyl glycosylphosphotransferase produces the protein MENDLLRGELPPPDGAGPGSGTPGTERRVRAEAPRLAPGADQRVVAQGGAGPVALTPRRAPHPSLALVTADLLGVLVGGLVAGVGRGWEWGVLTGVLLALTARSAGLYRPGPETGVLDEVPALCARTALAWAVAAALLAAVRPAAALPLSALVTAWAAQSLVAASGRGLVHGRRRARRRARPAAALLIGDARTHTVAAVLRRCERPVVLPVGIVGPRAGTPGDVPVLGSADEVRRALGEHDVRLALCVGEPSAAYLRLLRAHGCALWRLDARGPGHGAAPGTTGLAGYPLTPLPPGPRRPGAGKRALDLALAGPALVLLSPLLLACALAVRLSDGPGVLFRQERVGQYGKPFTLLKFRSLRPCDDREAATRWNVAHDDRMSRVGRFLRRSSLDELPQLWNILRGDMSLVGPRPERPFFVAEFGRTYAGYRHRHRAPVGLTGLAQISGLRGDTSIEDRSRHDNYYVDHWSFWLDVRILARTALSLVRPSGS, from the coding sequence GTGGAGAACGACCTTCTGCGCGGGGAACTTCCGCCCCCGGACGGGGCGGGGCCCGGCAGCGGGACGCCCGGCACGGAGCGGCGGGTCCGGGCGGAGGCGCCGCGCCTCGCACCGGGCGCCGATCAGCGGGTCGTGGCGCAGGGCGGGGCGGGGCCGGTCGCCCTCACCCCCCGCCGCGCCCCCCACCCCTCCCTCGCCCTCGTCACCGCCGACCTGCTCGGCGTGCTCGTGGGCGGCCTTGTCGCCGGGGTGGGCCGGGGCTGGGAGTGGGGCGTCCTCACCGGGGTGCTCCTCGCCCTCACCGCGCGCTCCGCGGGGCTGTACCGGCCCGGCCCGGAGACCGGGGTGCTCGACGAGGTCCCGGCACTCTGCGCCCGTACCGCCCTCGCCTGGGCCGTCGCCGCCGCGCTGCTCGCCGCCGTCCGGCCCGCGGCGGCGCTGCCGCTCTCCGCGCTGGTCACCGCGTGGGCGGCGCAGAGCCTCGTCGCCGCGAGCGGGCGCGGCCTCGTGCACGGGCGGCGGCGCGCGCGGCGGCGTGCGCGGCCCGCCGCCGCGCTGCTCATCGGCGACGCCCGCACGCACACCGTCGCCGCGGTGCTGCGCCGGTGCGAGCGGCCCGTCGTCCTGCCCGTCGGGATCGTCGGGCCGCGCGCCGGGACGCCCGGGGACGTGCCCGTGCTCGGCTCGGCCGATGAGGTGCGGCGCGCCCTCGGCGAGCACGACGTGCGGCTCGCGCTGTGCGTCGGGGAGCCCTCGGCCGCCTACCTGCGGCTTCTGCGCGCCCACGGCTGCGCCCTGTGGCGCCTCGACGCGCGCGGCCCGGGGCACGGCGCCGCCCCCGGCACGACCGGCCTCGCCGGCTATCCGCTCACCCCGCTACCCCCCGGCCCCCGCCGCCCCGGCGCGGGCAAACGCGCCCTCGACCTCGCCCTCGCGGGCCCCGCCCTCGTCCTCCTCTCACCGCTCCTGCTCGCCTGCGCCCTCGCCGTCCGCCTCAGCGACGGCCCCGGCGTCCTCTTCCGGCAGGAACGCGTCGGGCAGTACGGGAAACCCTTCACGCTCCTGAAGTTCCGCAGCCTGCGCCCCTGCGACGACCGCGAGGCCGCCACCCGCTGGAACGTCGCCCACGACGACCGCATGAGCCGCGTCGGCCGCTTCCTGCGCCGGTCCTCGCTCGACGAACTCCCGCAGCTGTGGAACATCCTGCGCGGCGACATGAGCCTCGTCGGCCCGCGTCCCGAACGCCCCTTCTTCGTCGCCGAGTTCGGTCGTACGTACGCGGGCTACCGGCACCGGCACCGCGCCCCCGTGGGCCTCACCGGGCTCGCGCAGATCAGCGGCCTGCGCGGGGACACCTCCATCGAGGACCGCTCGCGGCACGACAACTACTACGTCGACCACTGGTCGTTCTGGCTCGACGTACGGATTCTCGCGCGCACCGCCCTCTCGCTCGTCCGCCCCTCGGGGAGCTGA
- a CDS encoding O-antigen ligase family protein translates to MLRLLREGRGSAGRGESGAGGDRGGSGGETGGSRETGGSREAGGSREAGGARGATRFRAALTPRAALVLGAPVLALALAALGAADAATGIAGLGRYLQIFVLVPAALLLSLRDARDVRVLAWGLVALALAEGGVGVVQYLTGSGASYMGEDVRAVGTFGPGDVMGMATVVAYGLVAASGLALARTGEAPRLQRPLAALCAAALLVPLALSFSRGAWIATAAVLGLQLLAAGPRRALAVLAAASAAAVVLVGGLGIGSAMLQERLSSITKVTDAPDQSVTDRYTLWAAAADMWREHPVTGVGLKNFPAHRDSHASLALSAGSDTAGAGQDFRVQPLLSPHNMYLLVLGEQGLIGLTALAGSWAALLVLGVRRLAGTHRRRARRRRPLDCGLVACGLLVWQLVDFTYADIGGPATVMTALALGLAAWWGLGARYGAERPGAEGDGSYGSGGSAAYEAPGRPVPYATPCPAPHRQPASQPSERRTP, encoded by the coding sequence GTGCTCCGGCTCCTGCGCGAAGGCCGGGGGAGCGCGGGGAGGGGCGAGAGCGGGGCGGGCGGAGACAGAGGCGGGAGCGGGGGCGAGACCGGGGGGAGCCGTGAGACCGGTGGGAGCCGCGAGGCCGGTGGGAGCCGCGAGGCCGGTGGGGCGCGCGGGGCCACCCGGTTCCGCGCCGCCCTCACCCCCCGCGCCGCCCTCGTCCTCGGCGCCCCCGTCCTCGCGCTCGCGCTCGCCGCCCTCGGTGCCGCCGACGCCGCGACCGGGATCGCCGGGCTCGGCCGCTACCTCCAGATCTTCGTCCTCGTCCCCGCCGCGCTCCTCCTCTCCCTCCGCGACGCGCGCGACGTCCGCGTCCTCGCCTGGGGACTCGTCGCCCTCGCCCTCGCGGAGGGCGGCGTCGGCGTCGTCCAGTACCTCACCGGCTCCGGCGCCTCCTACATGGGCGAGGACGTCCGCGCCGTCGGCACCTTCGGGCCCGGCGACGTCATGGGCATGGCCACCGTCGTCGCGTACGGGCTCGTCGCCGCGAGCGGCCTCGCCCTCGCCCGTACCGGAGAGGCCCCGCGCCTCCAGCGGCCCCTCGCCGCCCTCTGCGCGGCGGCGCTCCTCGTGCCCCTCGCGCTCTCCTTCAGCCGCGGCGCCTGGATCGCCACCGCCGCCGTCCTCGGCCTCCAGCTCCTCGCCGCCGGACCGCGCCGCGCCCTCGCCGTCCTCGCCGCCGCGAGCGCCGCCGCCGTCGTCCTCGTCGGCGGCCTCGGCATCGGCTCCGCGATGCTGCAGGAACGCCTCAGCAGCATCACGAAGGTCACCGACGCCCCCGACCAGTCCGTCACCGACCGCTACACCCTGTGGGCCGCGGCGGCCGACATGTGGCGCGAACACCCCGTCACCGGCGTCGGGTTGAAGAACTTCCCCGCCCACCGCGACAGCCACGCCTCGCTCGCTCTCTCGGCGGGCAGCGACACGGCGGGCGCGGGCCAGGACTTCCGCGTCCAGCCCCTCCTGTCCCCGCACAACATGTACCTCCTCGTCCTCGGCGAGCAGGGCCTCATCGGCCTCACCGCCCTCGCCGGGAGCTGGGCCGCGCTCCTCGTCCTGGGCGTGCGCCGCCTCGCCGGGACGCACCGGCGCCGCGCCCGGCGCCGCCGCCCGCTCGACTGCGGGCTCGTCGCCTGCGGCCTCCTCGTCTGGCAGCTCGTCGACTTCACCTACGCCGACATCGGCGGCCCCGCCACCGTCATGACCGCCCTCGCCCTCGGCCTCGCGGCCTGGTGGGGACTCGGGGCGCGGTACGGGGCGGAGCGGCCGGGGGCGGAGGGGGACGGGTCGTACGGGTCGGGCGGGTCCGCGGCGTACGAGGCACCGGGGCGGCCCGTCCCGTACGCGACACCCTGCCCCGCGCCGCACCGGCAGCCCGCCTCCCAGCCCTCCGAGAGGCGGACCCCATGA